A single region of the Salipaludibacillus sp. LMS25 genome encodes:
- a CDS encoding AraC family transcriptional regulator, with protein sequence MERDYVLKTPERDFSEFNLLFCGYAECDPLHHFGPAVRANYIIHIVLAGQGYYRVGDKMYQLKAGQGFLIEPNVLTHYQADGEDPWHYVWIGFNGHAAKNHLHQIGLGGKKVTFETSQADALKTLVFNMLKCDNPTIAKEYYLQSQLYLYFAKLAETTALLDHAQQTKDNHYVEKAVQFIQTHYEHPIKVTDIAQYVSLNRSYLSSMFQKNTGKTIQQCLTEFRMIRAEELLTLTHLSITQIAESCGYRDPLIFSKAFKKINGCTPSQYRNQAPKRITD encoded by the coding sequence ATGGAAAGGGACTACGTATTAAAAACACCCGAACGGGATTTTTCTGAGTTTAATTTGCTCTTTTGTGGTTATGCAGAATGTGATCCGTTGCATCATTTTGGGCCCGCTGTAAGAGCTAATTATATTATTCATATCGTGCTCGCAGGTCAAGGCTACTATAGGGTCGGCGACAAAATGTATCAGCTTAAAGCAGGTCAAGGCTTTTTAATTGAGCCAAATGTGTTAACACATTACCAAGCTGACGGAGAAGATCCATGGCATTATGTATGGATTGGTTTCAACGGCCATGCTGCTAAAAATCATTTACATCAAATTGGCTTAGGCGGGAAGAAAGTCACCTTTGAGACGAGCCAAGCCGACGCGTTAAAAACGCTTGTCTTTAATATGTTAAAGTGCGATAACCCCACCATCGCCAAAGAATATTATCTACAATCGCAACTGTATTTATATTTTGCGAAATTGGCTGAAACGACCGCTCTACTCGATCATGCCCAGCAAACAAAAGACAATCACTATGTAGAAAAGGCTGTCCAATTCATTCAAACTCATTATGAACATCCGATAAAAGTAACAGATATCGCGCAATATGTTTCTCTCAACCGTAGTTATTTATCAAGTATGTTCCAAAAAAACACGGGTAAAACGATCCAACAATGTCTCACAGAGTTTCGGATGATACGTGCTGAAGAACTATTAACCTTAACACACTTATCCATCACGCAAATTGCTGAGTCATGTGGCTATCGTGATCCCCTTATTTTCTCAAAGGCTTTCAAAAAAATAAACGGATGTACCCCTTCACAGTATCGTAACCAAGCTCCCAAAAGGATAACTGACTGA